TCCGGGGCAAGTGACCTGAGCCAGGCCTTCACTCACCAGCGCTGCGCCCAGATCGAGATCATCTCCGATCGGAGTGACCCTTGCCAGCAGAACTCCATCTGCACTGCCCTCCGGCCGCAGATTCACCCTTCTCCGACGGGGAAGCGCACTACGCATCCAATCCTGCGCTTGCTGCTCATTTTCAGGCTCAACCTGCACACAGGCCAGTTGCACACTGTAATTGCGATTGCGGTCACCGACCTGAAGCAGCGTTGCCGAACGCACCTGCAGAACCTCTGCGGCAAAAGCCTGAGGAGGCATCACAAACAACAGCATCAGACTGAGAGCCGCTGCGATCAGAATGCCGGTTCTCACTGGCCTCCGGGGTTGGAGGAAGAACTTCCGGAATCCTGGAAAGCCAGCTCTGGATGGGACGGCAGCCCCACCATCTGGGCATTGCTGCAACCG
Above is a window of Synechococcus sp. BIOS-E4-1 DNA encoding:
- a CDS encoding nuclease; protein product: MLLFVMPPQAFAAEVLQVRSATLLQVGDRNRNYSVQLACVQVEPENEQQAQDWMRSALPRRRRVNLRPEGSADGVLLARVTPIGDDLDLGAALVSEGLAQVTCPGA